A single Verrucomicrobiia bacterium DNA region contains:
- the tnpA gene encoding IS200/IS605 family transposase, which translates to MANTYTQIYIHIVFAVEGRQNLIAPEHNGELQKYITGIVTAQKHKLIAINNMPDHLHMLIGLRPDAALSDLVRDVKAGASKFINEKHWVMGRFSWQEGFGAFSHARSQLDMVIHYIQDQQKHHAKQSFRDEYVELLERFGVEYDQKYIFKTNRAP; encoded by the coding sequence ATGGCAAACACCTACACGCAAATTTACATCCACATCGTGTTTGCCGTCGAAGGCCGTCAAAACCTGATCGCTCCCGAACACAACGGCGAATTACAAAAATACATCACTGGCATCGTTACCGCGCAGAAACACAAATTGATTGCGATAAACAACATGCCTGACCACCTGCACATGCTCATCGGTTTGCGCCCCGACGCGGCGTTGTCTGATTTGGTGCGCGATGTGAAGGCCGGCGCGTCCAAATTCATCAATGAGAAGCATTGGGTAATGGGCCGGTTTTCATGGCAGGAAGGTTTTGGCGCGTTCTCACATGCCCGCTCGCAACTTGACATGGTGATTCATTATATTCAGGACCAGCAAAAGCACCACGCCAAGCAATCGTTCCGGGATGAATACGTGGAGTTGTTGGAAAGGTTCGGCGTGGAATACGACCAGAAATACATTTTCAAAACTAACCGAGCACCGTAG
- a CDS encoding type II toxin-antitoxin system VapC family toxin produces the protein MNVVDSSGWIEFLGGGSNADFFAAAISDASRLVVPTISVFEVCRWTRRELGARQALEVMALMQQGNIIELDTALAMSAARLSLELKLPMADSIILATARAHDAVLWTQDDDFEDLDGVRYVAKKKGGK, from the coding sequence ATGAACGTCGTGGATTCCTCCGGCTGGATTGAGTTTCTTGGCGGCGGCTCAAACGCGGATTTCTTTGCCGCAGCCATTTCCGACGCATCCCGGCTGGTCGTCCCCACCATTTCGGTGTTTGAAGTCTGCCGCTGGACACGGCGCGAATTAGGTGCGCGCCAGGCGCTGGAAGTCATGGCGTTAATGCAGCAGGGCAACATCATCGAACTGGACACCGCCTTGGCCATGAGTGCCGCGCGCTTGAGTCTCGAACTGAAACTGCCGATGGCGGATTCCATTATTCTGGCGACAGCCCGCGCCCATGACGCCGTTCTCTGGACTCAGGACGACGACTTTGAAGACCTGGACGGCGTGAGATACGTGGCTAAAAAGAAAGGTGGAAAGTGA
- a CDS encoding AbrB/MazE/SpoVT family DNA-binding domain-containing protein: MDTVTLSPKFQIVIPRAIRESLRLKAGQKLQIINFDGQIVVVPLRPIKEMRGAFKGMNTNFERESDRL; encoded by the coding sequence ATGGATACCGTAACCCTATCTCCAAAATTTCAAATCGTCATCCCACGGGCAATCCGTGAGTCTCTGCGGCTAAAGGCGGGACAGAAACTGCAGATAATCAATTTTGACGGCCAGATTGTCGTCGTCCCTTTGCGCCCCATCAAAGAGATGCGCGGCGCGTTTAAGGGGATGAACACCAACTTTGAGCGCGAATCAGACCGTCTATGA
- a CDS encoding MoxR family ATPase has translation MNTGINAINEAVKEASAFTHPLFNELGKVIIGQNYLTERLVIGLLANGHVLLEGVPGLAKTLAVKSLANTMHVKFSRLQFTPDMLPADVVGTQIYNPQSGGFTTRKGPVFANLVLADEINRAPAKVQSALLEAMAERQVTIGDQSFKLEEPFLVLATQNPIEQEGTYPLPEAQVDRFMLKLKIGYPTRAEERQILEVMAKTSGTPSAAAVVDPKDILKAREVINDIYVDDKVKDYIVDLVCATRDPDHYKIAVKDFIQLGASPRATIALTLAAKAYAFLKGRGYVTPQDVKSIGMDVLRHRVAVTYEAEAEEKTSETVIQKIFDELPVP, from the coding sequence ATGAATACTGGAATCAACGCCATCAACGAAGCCGTCAAGGAAGCCAGCGCGTTCACCCATCCGCTGTTTAACGAGCTGGGCAAAGTCATCATTGGGCAAAACTATCTGACCGAACGGCTGGTCATTGGCCTGCTCGCCAACGGTCACGTCCTGCTCGAAGGCGTGCCCGGTCTGGCCAAAACACTGGCCGTGAAATCGCTCGCCAACACCATGCACGTGAAATTCTCGCGTTTGCAATTCACGCCCGACATGCTGCCCGCCGATGTCGTCGGCACGCAGATTTACAATCCGCAATCCGGCGGCTTCACCACGCGCAAAGGCCCGGTGTTCGCCAATTTGGTTTTGGCGGATGAAATCAACCGCGCCCCGGCGAAGGTTCAATCCGCGCTCCTCGAAGCAATGGCCGAGCGGCAAGTCACCATCGGCGATCAATCGTTCAAGCTCGAAGAACCGTTTCTCGTGCTCGCCACGCAGAATCCCATCGAACAGGAAGGCACGTATCCGTTGCCCGAGGCGCAGGTGGATCGCTTCATGTTGAAATTGAAGATCGGTTATCCGACGCGCGCGGAGGAACGGCAGATTCTTGAAGTGATGGCGAAAACTTCCGGCACACCCAGCGCGGCGGCGGTGGTGGACCCGAAGGACATTCTCAAAGCGCGCGAAGTCATCAACGACATTTACGTGGACGACAAAGTGAAGGATTACATCGTGGATTTGGTCTGCGCCACGCGCGATCCCGACCATTACAAGATTGCGGTGAAGGATTTCATCCAACTCGGCGCGTCACCGCGCGCGACCATTGCGCTGACGCTGGCGGCCAAGGCGTATGCGTTCCTCAAGGGTCGCGGCTACGTGACGCCGCAGGACGTGAAGAGCATCGGCATGGACGTGTTACGCCACCGCGTGGCCGTCACCTACGAAGCCGAGGCGGAGGAAAAGACCAGCGAAACCGTCATCCAGAAAATCTTTGATGAACTGCCGGTGCCGTGA
- the rpsJ gene encoding 30S ribosomal protein S10, with the protein MAGQRIRIRLKAFDYRVIDQSAREIADTVKRTGARVAGPIPLPTRVERYTVNRSPHADKKSQETFEQRTHKRLIDILEPTAKTVDELKKLNLPAGVDITIKI; encoded by the coding sequence ATGGCAGGACAACGCATCCGTATTCGGCTCAAGGCTTTCGACTATCGCGTCATTGACCAATCAGCGCGCGAAATTGCTGATACGGTAAAACGAACCGGAGCGCGAGTCGCCGGTCCGATTCCTCTTCCCACTCGCGTGGAACGCTACACCGTAAATCGTTCACCGCACGCGGATAAAAAATCCCAGGAAACATTTGAACAACGCACCCACAAACGGCTGATTGACATTCTCGAGCCAACCGCCAAAACCGTGGACGAGTTGAAAAAACTCAATCTCCCCGCGGGCGTGGACATCACCATCAAGATTTAA
- the rplC gene encoding 50S ribosomal protein L3 → MPLGLIGKKLGHTRVYDAHGVMTPVTVVLVGPNRVLQVKTQAGKDGYNAVQLGFDDQKEQRVTKPLLGHVKKHNGVAVKRIREFRNFSKEVKPGEVVGADLFAVGDYVDAIGVTKGRGYEGVVARHGFAGGDSTHGAKGWHRRSGAIGQRLFPGTVMRGMRMPGHMGQVRRTAQNLQVIQVRAADHLLLIKGSFPGSEGDYVIIRESKKRPKGWKPAVVAVPAKKKAAAKK, encoded by the coding sequence ATGCCACTCGGACTTATAGGAAAAAAACTCGGACACACGCGGGTGTATGACGCCCACGGCGTGATGACGCCGGTGACGGTGGTGCTCGTCGGCCCGAATCGCGTGTTGCAGGTAAAAACGCAGGCAGGCAAGGACGGATACAACGCCGTGCAATTGGGCTTCGATGACCAGAAGGAACAGCGCGTGACCAAGCCTTTGCTGGGACACGTCAAGAAACACAATGGCGTGGCGGTCAAGCGCATCCGGGAGTTTCGCAATTTCTCCAAGGAAGTAAAACCGGGGGAAGTGGTGGGCGCGGACTTGTTCGCCGTGGGCGATTATGTGGATGCCATTGGCGTGACGAAAGGTCGCGGCTACGAAGGGGTGGTTGCGCGTCACGGATTTGCCGGTGGCGATTCAACGCACGGAGCTAAAGGTTGGCATCGCCGCTCTGGCGCCATTGGTCAGCGGTTGTTTCCCGGCACGGTCATGCGCGGTATGCGGATGCCTGGCCACATGGGACAGGTGCGGCGCACCGCGCAAAACTTGCAAGTCATTCAAGTGCGCGCAGCGGACCATCTGCTGTTGATCAAGGGGTCGTTCCCGGGATCGGAGGGCGATTACGTCATTATTCGTGAATCAAAGAAACGTCCGAAGGGATGGAAGCCCGCCGTGGTTGCAGTTCCTGCGAAGAAGAAAGCGGCCGCGAAGAAATAA
- the rplD gene encoding 50S ribosomal protein L4, producing the protein MKISVKSIQGQAAGEHEVKFTLVEGGRGTQAVHDTVTAYRAAQRSGTASTKTAGEVAGTNKKPWRQKGTGRARAGSFQSPIWVGGGVVFGPKPRSYAKKVNAQTKQLALRKALTERLKAGDVILVDDLKLASAKTKEFVGVIKALGVEGTALVISTGANQNLTLAARNLAKVALATSETLNTYDVLRPSKLIFTRGAFEKVEARLNKE; encoded by the coding sequence ATGAAAATTTCCGTTAAAAGCATTCAAGGTCAGGCTGCGGGTGAACACGAAGTAAAATTCACCTTGGTGGAAGGCGGCCGCGGCACGCAGGCCGTCCACGATACCGTCACCGCTTATCGCGCCGCGCAACGCAGTGGCACGGCCAGCACCAAGACCGCGGGCGAAGTCGCCGGCACGAACAAGAAACCGTGGCGGCAGAAAGGCACGGGCCGCGCTCGCGCCGGCTCTTTCCAATCACCCATCTGGGTGGGCGGCGGCGTCGTGTTTGGTCCGAAGCCGCGCAGTTACGCCAAGAAGGTGAACGCGCAAACCAAGCAACTCGCTTTGCGCAAAGCGTTGACCGAACGGCTCAAGGCGGGCGATGTCATCCTCGTGGATGATCTGAAGCTGGCCTCGGCCAAGACGAAGGAATTTGTGGGCGTGATCAAGGCGCTCGGTGTGGAAGGAACGGCCCTCGTCATTTCCACTGGCGCGAACCAGAACCTCACATTGGCGGCGCGCAATTTGGCGAAAGTCGCGTTGGCCACCAGCGAAACGCTCAACACCTACGACGTGCTCCGTCCGAGCAAATTGATTTTCACGCGTGGCGCCTTTGAAAAGGTCGAAGCCCGCTTGAACAAGGAATAA
- the rplW gene encoding 50S ribosomal protein L23, protein MNAFDIVKTVRLTEKGTRQGEKYNQYTIKADRLASKPQIKRAVEELFKVKVLRVNTLQVRGKYRRQRTAQAGQAPDWKKAIVTLKKGDKISLT, encoded by the coding sequence ATGAACGCTTTCGACATCGTCAAAACCGTCCGGCTGACTGAAAAAGGCACGCGCCAGGGCGAGAAATACAACCAGTACACCATCAAGGCGGATCGGCTGGCGAGCAAGCCGCAGATCAAACGCGCCGTGGAAGAGTTGTTCAAAGTCAAGGTGCTGCGCGTCAACACGCTTCAGGTGCGCGGCAAGTATCGTCGCCAACGCACCGCTCAGGCGGGCCAGGCACCAGATTGGAAAAAAGCCATCGTGACGCTCAAAAAAGGCGATAAAATTTCGCTGACCTAA
- a CDS encoding efflux RND transporter periplasmic adaptor subunit, whose protein sequence is MKHWWWVLILIALLGGGFVYFKDRPLLTSNGSKASRVNTAKVESRNIQFIINAAGEIGPADQVSVRPEINGRIAVLPVDLGDSVKQGSLLFQLDDQDLQIEIESRQTDIARASLQLEQAERNFTRSRELYDAKLISKELYEETKTQYDLAKNTLLQGEKALDLVKDRIRKTRIDAPFDCTVLTRPVSVGQAVSGSGGVGGGTEVLTIANLNDMIINAHINQADVAYLKLNEMVQISVEAVPGLEVQGKIERIAPQATIKNNIKGFATRILLANVDKRVRPGMTANIRIPVASADNVLAVPLAAVFSELDPKTQQYERFVYVQQGSGFERRTIQVGVSDYFYAEVKSGLQSGETVALEQPADESTKTPGMASVGSGAGRPR, encoded by the coding sequence ATGAAGCATTGGTGGTGGGTCCTCATATTGATTGCCTTGTTGGGAGGAGGCTTTGTTTATTTCAAAGATCGGCCGTTGCTGACGTCAAACGGCTCGAAGGCTTCCCGCGTCAACACGGCAAAGGTGGAATCGCGAAACATCCAGTTCATCATTAACGCCGCGGGAGAGATTGGTCCCGCCGATCAGGTTTCGGTGCGACCGGAAATCAACGGGCGCATCGCCGTGCTGCCGGTGGATTTGGGAGATTCGGTCAAGCAGGGCAGCTTGTTGTTTCAATTGGATGACCAGGACCTCCAGATCGAGATCGAGTCGCGCCAAACGGACATTGCGCGCGCCAGTTTGCAACTGGAACAAGCCGAGCGAAACTTCACGCGCAGCCGGGAACTGTATGATGCGAAACTAATTTCCAAGGAGCTGTACGAAGAAACCAAGACCCAGTATGACCTGGCCAAAAACACCCTGTTGCAGGGAGAAAAAGCCCTGGATTTGGTCAAAGATCGGATTCGCAAAACCCGGATTGATGCGCCATTTGATTGCACGGTGTTGACGCGACCAGTCTCCGTTGGCCAGGCGGTTTCCGGTTCGGGCGGAGTCGGCGGTGGAACGGAAGTGCTGACCATTGCGAATTTGAATGACATGATCATTAACGCGCACATCAATCAGGCCGACGTCGCTTATTTGAAATTGAACGAGATGGTTCAAATCTCGGTGGAAGCGGTGCCGGGTCTGGAAGTGCAGGGGAAGATCGAGCGGATTGCTCCACAAGCGACCATCAAAAACAACATCAAGGGATTCGCAACGCGCATTCTACTCGCCAACGTGGACAAGCGGGTGCGTCCCGGCATGACGGCCAATATCCGGATTCCCGTTGCTTCCGCCGACAACGTTTTGGCCGTGCCGCTCGCGGCGGTGTTTTCGGAGTTGGACCCCAAAACACAGCAGTACGAGCGGTTTGTTTACGTGCAGCAAGGCAGCGGTTTTGAGCGCCGCACCATCCAGGTCGGTGTATCGGACTATTTTTACGCGGAAGTAAAGAGCGGTTTGCAGAGCGGCGAAACGGTGGCGCTGGAACAACCGGCGGATGAATCCACCAAGACGCCGGGCATGGCTTCGGTGGGAAGTGGAGCGGGTCGGCCGCGATGA
- a CDS encoding ABC transporter ATP-binding protein encodes MLELRNVSKLYLLGGEEIRALDDVSLDIESGEFISVIGPSGSGKSTLMHILGCLDSPTSGTIQLDGTMIHDATARQLAAIRNRKIGFVFQFFNLLPKLNVLQNVELPMLYSGVGGRERRERALAALRAVSLDNRAHHRPSQLSGGQQQRAAIARALVNNPKIIFADEPTGNLDSHTGTMILSLFHQLSAEGRTIILVTHDPEIAAVTPRRIEIRDGKIATKLDAKLAGLDRVATAQAQSP; translated from the coding sequence TTGCTTGAACTGCGCAACGTCTCGAAGCTGTACCTGTTGGGCGGCGAGGAAATCCGGGCGCTGGATGATGTTTCCCTGGATATCGAAAGCGGCGAGTTCATTTCCGTCATCGGACCTTCAGGCAGCGGCAAATCCACACTGATGCACATTCTCGGCTGTCTGGATTCTCCGACGAGTGGCACCATTCAGTTGGACGGCACGATGATTCATGACGCGACGGCGCGACAATTGGCCGCCATTCGCAATCGGAAAATCGGCTTCGTATTCCAATTCTTCAATCTGCTTCCCAAATTGAACGTCCTGCAGAACGTCGAACTTCCCATGCTTTACAGCGGGGTGGGCGGACGCGAACGTCGCGAACGCGCCTTGGCGGCGTTGCGGGCGGTAAGCCTGGACAACCGGGCGCACCACCGTCCCTCGCAACTTTCCGGCGGGCAACAGCAACGCGCGGCCATCGCGCGCGCGCTGGTCAACAATCCGAAGATTATTTTTGCCGACGAACCAACGGGGAACCTGGATTCGCACACCGGTACCATGATCCTGAGTTTGTTTCACCAGTTAAGCGCCGAGGGTCGCACCATCATCCTGGTGACGCATGATCCCGAAATCGCCGCCGTCACTCCGCGCCGCATTGAAATCCGCGATGGCAAAATCGCGACGAAGCTGGACGCGAAACTGGCGGGGCTGGATCGGGTGGCGACCGCGCAAGCCCAGTCCCCATGA
- a CDS encoding ABC transporter permease, protein MNIFNTILTGFKEIWAYKFRSLLTMLGIILGVASLVAMSALVKGMEVGATEALVAIGGLQKFRIETQPVPVEQRHLQDQAVGLNLQDVEALAANATLYTNISPEISISRVTLSAKGKNSRPWNCSGAWPVILEIYEHEIAKGRMFNALDDEMARSVCVIGTEVRDNLFGSPEEMGREINPVGETIHINGQAFTVIGLFKHYESEQERREREAAAAQPKGQQTGPTRSRGWGGRQGSFVYRFKNNSVYLPLNTARIKLAADPAGGAPNLTSIEVQLVDLGRMNEAIQQVQNVMMNTHKGIRDFQFRTQEEWAEKIEEFIRNARMSGGTIAGISLLVGGIGIMNIMLASISGRIREIGIRKAVGATTFDVFLQILIESVVVAVLGGLAGLLCAWGLVKIIGEISPTENEPIITSMALVVAFAFSVAVGVLAGLVPAFKAARLHPIGALRYD, encoded by the coding sequence ATGAATATCTTCAACACCATTTTGACCGGGTTCAAAGAAATCTGGGCCTACAAGTTCCGCTCCCTGCTGACCATGCTGGGAATTATTCTGGGCGTCGCGAGTCTGGTCGCCATGTCCGCCTTGGTGAAGGGGATGGAAGTCGGGGCGACCGAAGCGTTGGTGGCGATTGGTGGATTGCAGAAATTTCGCATCGAGACGCAGCCCGTGCCGGTGGAACAGCGGCACCTTCAGGATCAGGCCGTCGGATTGAACCTGCAGGATGTGGAAGCTCTGGCGGCGAACGCCACGCTCTACACGAATATCTCCCCCGAGATTTCCATTAGCCGCGTGACCTTGTCGGCCAAAGGCAAAAACAGCCGGCCGTGGAATTGCTCCGGAGCGTGGCCCGTAATTTTGGAAATTTACGAGCACGAGATTGCCAAGGGACGAATGTTTAACGCGTTGGATGATGAGATGGCGCGCAGCGTGTGTGTCATCGGTACGGAAGTGAGGGATAACTTGTTTGGCTCGCCCGAGGAGATGGGGCGGGAGATCAATCCCGTGGGCGAGACGATCCACATCAACGGTCAGGCGTTCACGGTGATTGGTTTGTTCAAGCACTATGAAAGTGAGCAGGAGCGGCGCGAACGTGAAGCCGCCGCCGCGCAGCCCAAGGGCCAGCAAACCGGTCCGACGCGCAGTCGCGGTTGGGGTGGACGTCAGGGGAGCTTTGTTTATCGCTTCAAAAACAACAGCGTTTATCTTCCGTTGAATACGGCGCGCATCAAGCTGGCGGCCGATCCTGCGGGCGGCGCTCCCAACTTGACCAGCATCGAAGTGCAGTTGGTTGATTTGGGCCGGATGAACGAGGCGATTCAGCAGGTGCAGAACGTCATGATGAACACGCACAAGGGAATTCGGGATTTTCAATTTCGCACGCAGGAGGAGTGGGCGGAGAAGATCGAGGAATTCATCCGCAACGCCCGGATGAGCGGCGGAACGATTGCGGGAATCAGCTTGTTGGTGGGTGGCATCGGCATCATGAACATCATGCTCGCTAGCATCTCGGGGCGCATCCGGGAGATCGGCATTCGCAAAGCCGTGGGTGCGACCACCTTTGATGTGTTCCTGCAAATTTTGATCGAAAGCGTGGTGGTGGCCGTCTTGGGAGGATTGGCCGGGCTGCTCTGCGCCTGGGGGCTGGTCAAGATCATCGGTGAAATTTCTCCCACCGAAAATGAACCAATCATCACCTCGATGGCGTTGGTGGTGGCGTTTGCTTTCAGCGTGGCCGTGGGCGTCCTGGCGGGACTGGTGCCGGCCTTCAAAGCGGCGCGGCTCCACCCGATCGGTGCGTTGCGATACGACTGA
- a CDS encoding ABC transporter permease, giving the protein MKFFNALLSGLKDVWAHKLRSILTMLGIILGVASLVGMAAIVKGMENGMKETMVTMGGADKVLILDSQVPPEQEHLADQAPGRTMQDVYALRDSAPLIRLVSPEMSLNNTIITRGQKQVSPSECVGVWPAVLEMNLHTVAHGRFFNSLDEESAASVCVIGTGIRDELFGDPDKTGHEVVPLGEVIFINEQPFTVVGMFERYESEQDKRERELARKQPVAAASGPARSRGWGRGNWAFHRKNLTVYIPLNTMWLKFRAGGTSANSLPDPRLDDIDIKVADFGQLEAALQQARNVLMFTHKGIEDFSFRTQENRVETINQQIRNARLSGGIIAGISLLVGGIGIMNIMLASINERIREIGICKAIGASPETVFLQIIVEAAVIALLGAAIGVGASFALVDFLSQISPTLNLPVITAQPILVAVLCSIAVGLIAGAFPAFKAARLNPIEALRYE; this is encoded by the coding sequence ATGAAATTTTTCAACGCTCTCCTTTCGGGACTGAAAGATGTCTGGGCGCACAAGCTGCGTTCCATCCTGACGATGCTGGGCATCATTCTGGGCGTGGCGAGTTTGGTGGGCATGGCGGCGATTGTGAAGGGAATGGAAAACGGGATGAAGGAAACCATGGTCACCATGGGCGGAGCGGACAAGGTGCTGATTCTCGATTCCCAGGTGCCGCCCGAACAGGAACATTTGGCCGATCAGGCCCCGGGCCGCACCATGCAGGACGTGTACGCCCTGCGGGATAGCGCGCCGTTGATTCGCCTGGTGTCTCCGGAAATGTCCCTCAATAACACCATCATTACGCGCGGCCAAAAACAGGTCAGCCCCTCCGAGTGCGTCGGGGTCTGGCCCGCGGTTCTGGAAATGAACCTGCATACCGTTGCGCACGGGCGGTTCTTCAATTCGTTGGATGAAGAATCCGCCGCCAGCGTTTGCGTCATTGGCACCGGGATTCGTGACGAGTTGTTTGGCGATCCGGATAAAACCGGTCACGAAGTTGTTCCGCTCGGAGAGGTGATTTTCATTAATGAGCAACCGTTCACCGTGGTGGGCATGTTCGAGCGGTACGAAAGCGAACAGGATAAACGCGAACGCGAATTGGCGCGGAAACAACCAGTCGCCGCAGCAAGCGGCCCCGCCCGCTCGCGCGGTTGGGGTCGCGGCAATTGGGCGTTTCATCGCAAGAACCTCACGGTCTATATTCCGCTGAACACCATGTGGCTTAAATTTCGCGCGGGAGGCACCTCCGCTAACAGCTTGCCGGATCCCCGGCTCGACGACATTGACATCAAGGTGGCGGATTTCGGGCAGTTGGAAGCGGCTTTGCAACAGGCCCGAAATGTGTTGATGTTCACGCACAAGGGGATTGAGGATTTCAGCTTCCGCACTCAGGAAAACCGCGTGGAAACCATCAATCAACAAATCCGGAACGCGCGGCTTAGCGGCGGAATCATTGCCGGGATCAGCTTGCTCGTGGGAGGGATTGGCATCATGAACATTATGCTGGCCAGCATCAACGAGCGGATTCGTGAGATCGGCATCTGCAAGGCCATCGGCGCCTCCCCGGAAACCGTCTTCCTGCAAATCATCGTGGAAGCCGCGGTCATCGCATTGCTGGGCGCGGCCATCGGTGTGGGGGCCTCCTTCGCGCTGGTGGATTTTCTCAGTCAAATCTCGCCGACGCTGAATTTGCCGGTCATCACGGCTCAACCGATTTTAGTCGCCGTACTGTGCAGCATTGCCGTTGGCCTTATTGCGGGCGCCTTTCCGGCTTTCAAAGCGGCGCGACTTAATCCCATCGAAGCCTTGCGCTATGAATAA
- the hisJ gene encoding histidinol-phosphatase HisJ yields MKLPPDYHMHTPLCRHAEGEPVEYARRAVELGLSEIGFSDHAPLARDDFDDWRMSSSQLREYVEKVQRARREFPQLTIRLALEVDYLPGQEEWIQTLAAQQPWDYLIGSVHYVTDDWAIDNPHQISKWQDQEVFQVWSAYFDRLTQAAATGLFNIIGHADLPKKFGHRPEQDCAPLYRQLLSAAKQQGCAIELNTAGLRKDCREIYPARELLAAAFTAGVPITFGSDAHRPEEVGMDFAAAVQLARSVGYRETLQFAGRKAEPIPL; encoded by the coding sequence ATGAAACTACCGCCGGATTATCACATGCACACACCGTTGTGCCGCCACGCTGAAGGCGAACCGGTGGAATATGCGCGTCGAGCGGTCGAGTTGGGATTAAGCGAAATTGGATTTTCCGATCACGCGCCCCTGGCCCGCGATGATTTTGACGACTGGCGCATGTCGAGTTCGCAGTTGCGGGAGTATGTGGAAAAAGTTCAACGCGCGCGACGCGAGTTTCCGCAGTTGACCATCCGGCTCGCCTTGGAAGTGGATTATCTGCCGGGGCAGGAGGAATGGATTCAAACGCTGGCCGCGCAACAACCGTGGGATTATCTGATTGGCTCGGTGCATTACGTCACGGACGATTGGGCGATCGACAACCCGCATCAGATTTCCAAATGGCAGGACCAGGAAGTTTTTCAAGTGTGGTCCGCGTATTTTGACCGGCTGACCCAGGCCGCCGCGACCGGCCTTTTCAACATTATCGGTCACGCGGATCTACCCAAGAAATTTGGTCACCGACCGGAGCAGGATTGCGCTCCGCTTTACCGCCAACTGTTATCGGCGGCCAAACAACAGGGCTGCGCAATTGAGCTTAACACGGCTGGGCTGAGGAAAGATTGTCGTGAGATTTATCCAGCGCGCGAATTGTTGGCCGCGGCCTTTACCGCTGGTGTACCGATTACTTTTGGTTCGGACGCGCATCGGCCCGAAGAAGTGGGAATGGACTTTGCGGCGGCGGTGCAACTGGCCCGTTCGGTTGGCTATCGGGAGACGTTGCAATTTGCCGGTCGCAAAGCTGAACCCATTCCGCTGTGA